The following DNA comes from Rhizobium lusitanum.
TCCCATCAACCGACACGACGGCGAGAGCGGATCATGAAAGGCTTCAAGTCAGCACGACATCTCCAGCGTTTCGGTTCCATTCATGACCCCGTCGCCAACCTTTTTCACATTCCACGCCACGAGATCTCATCCGACCATCACCGCGAACTGAGAACCGCAACCATGCAACGGTGCCGTCCTGCCTCCATCCTCGGGGAACGCGGCGCAGAAGGCGGTTACAGTTTTGATTGGTGTTGGCATCCTGGTGTACTTATTTTGGTTCAACGAGCGCTCGCACCAGCCCAGCATCGCGCCTCGGGGGCGCGCCGAATAGGCGTTTGTATTCCCGGCTGAACTGGGAGATGCTTTTGTACCCGACCTCAAAGGAGACAGCTGCTGCGTCTGTCTGTCTGGCAACCATGCGACGGCGGGCTTCTTGTAGCCTTATGTGCTTTTGATACTGCAGTGGGCTCAAAGCGGTCACTGCCTTGAAACGCCGATGGAATACGGACTCACTCATGCCCGCCACAGCAGCCATATCCTCTACGCTGAGTTGCTCGGTGTAGTGCTCACGTATCCAAGCCATAGATTTTCGGATGTGGGACAGCCGGGAGTCAACTCCGGCGATCTGGCGCAGCATCTCGGCGTGAGGCCCCATCATCAGCCTGAACATCAATTCATGCTCCAGGTGAAGCGCCATGACTGCGACTTCCTTCGGCCGATCGAGCACTTCAAGCAATCTCTGCCAAGCGCCTATCAACTCGGAATTGGCTATGCTGAAACCCAATCCGGGCTGGATCT
Coding sequences within:
- a CDS encoding AraC family transcriptional regulator, producing the protein MEKLDELCALAMRHAGTQHPGLPRLAVHSVAEPTELNASVYQPTAFIVLQGTQRTIIGDRVFEYGPGQTMIVAAEITAMGQICEASAERPFLALGLQLDPAVVTNVVLYLSETPELQIQPGLGFSIANSELIGAWQRLLEVLDRPKEVAVMALHLEHELMFRLMMGPHAEMLRQIAGVDSRLSHIRKSMAWIREHYTEQLSVEDMAAVAGMSESVFHRRFKAVTALSPLQYQKHIRLQEARRRMVARQTDAAAVSFEVGYKSISQFSREYKRLFGAPPRRDAGLVRALVEPK